A genomic stretch from Halobacillus ihumii includes:
- a CDS encoding MFS transporter, whose product MKLIKNKSFSLLWFGNTTSVFGNSIYMIGVMWYIVQLTGSGFALGLSALCISLPSFLFMIYAGRLADTNKKREIMVISDFLNAVLMLVIGILISNNTTAVPLYILIFLSSTLNVFFKPALLASIPLIVSRDDLTQANASVNTTNQIANVLGPAVGGILISQFDIAWVFYLNAITFFISSVAELFITVRPIKVIKEGGYIKSFINGLNVLKKDPSLLRLIIVGGFLINLFLAPTFAFITYICGEVLEVGAKGLGTADSVLALGAVIGSLTVMYFSKFDKKKLAILGLVLEGVALLIGGLWDTYLSLLIWSMLLGIGLSFAGIGISTLTQLITPEDYLGRVNSVSGAFSAISVPLGTLVGGIVLENVNIYLILLIYGSCILLSSLLFINLKEQSEQKQAVNIS is encoded by the coding sequence ATGAAGCTAATAAAAAATAAATCTTTTTCACTGTTATGGTTCGGTAACACCACCTCTGTATTTGGTAACTCAATCTATATGATAGGTGTTATGTGGTACATAGTTCAATTAACTGGAAGTGGTTTTGCTTTAGGTTTAAGTGCCCTCTGTATTAGTTTACCTTCCTTTTTATTTATGATCTATGCGGGAAGACTGGCAGATACGAATAAAAAAAGAGAGATAATGGTTATCTCAGATTTTTTAAATGCTGTACTAATGCTTGTCATAGGAATACTGATTTCTAATAATACTACAGCTGTTCCCCTCTATATATTAATTTTTTTAAGCTCCACATTGAATGTATTTTTTAAACCAGCACTTTTAGCATCTATTCCTCTAATCGTAAGCAGAGACGATTTAACACAAGCAAATGCATCCGTTAACACTACAAACCAAATAGCAAATGTTTTAGGTCCGGCAGTTGGAGGGATACTAATAAGTCAATTTGACATAGCCTGGGTATTTTATCTAAATGCAATTACTTTCTTCATTTCATCCGTTGCTGAATTATTTATAACTGTACGTCCTATCAAAGTGATCAAAGAAGGGGGGTACATAAAGTCATTTATAAATGGCCTTAACGTTCTTAAAAAAGATCCATCTTTATTAAGGCTGATTATCGTTGGTGGTTTTTTGATAAATTTGTTTCTAGCACCCACTTTTGCCTTTATAACTTACATTTGCGGGGAAGTCTTAGAAGTAGGAGCCAAGGGATTAGGTACAGCTGATTCTGTTTTAGCTTTAGGTGCTGTAATAGGAAGCTTAACAGTTATGTATTTTTCTAAATTTGACAAAAAAAAGCTAGCCATTTTGGGATTAGTCTTAGAAGGGGTAGCCCTTCTAATCGGAGGATTATGGGATACATACTTGTCTCTACTTATTTGGTCAATGTTATTAGGGATAGGTTTAAGTTTTGCTGGAATTGGAATAAGCACTCTTACCCAACTCATTACTCCAGAAGATTACCTAGGGAGGGTTAACAGCGTAAGTGGGGCATTCTCAGCAATATCTGTCCCTCTGGGAACTTTAGTCGGAGGCATAGTATTAGAGAACGTAAATATTTACCTCATTTTATTGATTTATGGAAGCTGCATCTTATTATCTTCTTTACTTTTTATTAACCTTAAGGAACAAAGTGAACAAAAGCAAGCTGTAAACATATCATAA
- a CDS encoding B12-binding domain-containing radical SAM protein gives MKTLFLYPPIFDPTSGYHSLSYLKSYIEEHRDYHIDIIDTNIEAIDKTFSKDYYNRLKTHVSNRINALNNKEELNGLEQHELKYLLLGNEFEYDNLWEAVSIMRNEEMFYDYNKYRYSAETISNWMKIISVYGFPGQFDGFSLTTQGYINLNSSSDLKNRELTRKIMKPLVTFFEKDLFYKIYQQSYNAIGINITYNFQTPFALEIARMIKDHFPNLHIFFGGTEVADIWKYSLNKNTFFEVFNCADACVVGEGEIAILELLDCVEHQKSFHPLKNVIFHPKHNIPLKHEIQYNKINNIPTPQYGDLPWDKYLSPHNFIYYSPSRGCYWNKCTFCDYGLNSDSPTSPWRQNPIEKTVEDLRVLSQNYKYIYFSVDVLAPAMLLKLAEKLINERIDIRWGAEIRLEGYWSAERCELLKESGCTCISVGYESGTQRVLDLINKGTTVDKIKETIQNFNNANIGVQMMGFIDFPTETFDEAMDTFSFLEESKEDWTMIGIGEFSLTPGAIVAKDPQRFKIKNVRGYNREDIPRSLYYEEETTSKTDREKAMIADYRVKLTNVHFGRPWIGGIDTPHTMFYHDKYGTRIGDQLLSVENYHSREEIYHLNGRIVNLELPFDISELFDDDQLTNLHNIANENIEGLTYREIIQKVQSVNFEIDNRNLQKQSFFIRSNGKVYPFSEKINAFLGSFYQGNTLEMALTEFSIDEHEQVISLFDKCISNYLLRKGSEEKMVLGGK, from the coding sequence ATGAAAACACTGTTTCTTTACCCCCCAATATTCGATCCGACTTCAGGTTATCATAGTTTAAGCTATTTAAAATCGTATATTGAAGAACATAGGGATTACCACATAGACATCATTGATACAAATATTGAAGCAATAGATAAAACCTTTTCCAAAGATTACTATAATCGCCTTAAAACCCATGTCTCTAATAGAATTAACGCCCTTAATAATAAAGAAGAACTTAATGGTCTTGAACAACATGAATTAAAGTACTTACTTTTGGGGAATGAATTTGAGTACGATAATTTATGGGAAGCTGTATCAATTATGAGAAATGAAGAAATGTTTTATGACTACAATAAATATCGATATTCTGCCGAAACAATTAGTAATTGGATGAAGATTATATCCGTTTATGGTTTCCCAGGGCAGTTTGACGGCTTCAGCTTAACAACCCAAGGATACATTAACTTAAATAGCAGTAGTGATCTTAAGAATCGAGAATTAACAAGAAAAATTATGAAGCCTTTGGTAACATTTTTTGAAAAAGACTTATTTTATAAGATATATCAACAATCATATAATGCTATAGGTATTAATATAACTTATAATTTTCAAACTCCATTCGCATTAGAGATAGCAAGAATGATAAAAGATCATTTTCCTAACTTACATATATTTTTTGGTGGAACAGAAGTTGCCGATATATGGAAGTATTCTCTTAATAAAAATACTTTTTTTGAAGTTTTTAATTGTGCTGACGCATGTGTAGTAGGAGAAGGAGAAATAGCTATCTTAGAATTGCTAGATTGCGTGGAACACCAAAAGAGTTTCCATCCCCTCAAGAATGTAATATTCCACCCTAAACACAACATTCCATTAAAACATGAGATCCAATATAACAAAATTAATAACATACCAACTCCGCAATACGGTGATTTGCCGTGGGATAAGTACCTCTCGCCGCATAATTTCATCTATTATTCTCCATCCAGAGGTTGCTACTGGAATAAATGCACTTTTTGTGACTACGGTCTAAACTCCGACTCCCCTACGAGTCCATGGAGACAAAATCCTATTGAAAAAACAGTAGAAGATTTAAGAGTTCTATCCCAAAACTATAAGTATATATATTTTTCTGTAGATGTACTTGCTCCTGCCATGCTCCTTAAATTAGCAGAAAAATTAATAAATGAGAGAATAGATATTCGTTGGGGGGCCGAAATAAGATTAGAAGGATACTGGTCTGCGGAAAGGTGTGAGTTGTTAAAGGAAAGCGGTTGTACATGTATTTCCGTAGGTTATGAATCAGGGACACAAAGAGTCTTAGATTTAATTAATAAGGGAACTACTGTTGACAAAATAAAAGAAACGATTCAGAACTTTAACAATGCAAACATTGGTGTTCAAATGATGGGGTTCATAGATTTTCCTACCGAAACATTTGATGAAGCTATGGACACTTTTAGTTTCTTAGAAGAATCAAAAGAGGATTGGACAATGATTGGCATAGGAGAGTTTTCTCTTACTCCTGGTGCCATAGTAGCTAAAGATCCTCAAAGATTTAAAATTAAAAATGTTAGGGGTTATAACAGAGAAGATATCCCACGTTCTTTATATTATGAAGAAGAAACCACTTCAAAAACTGATAGGGAAAAGGCCATGATAGCTGATTATAGAGTTAAATTGACAAATGTGCATTTTGGTAGACCTTGGATTGGTGGGATTGATACGCCTCATACAATGTTTTATCACGATAAATATGGGACAAGGATTGGTGACCAATTACTATCAGTGGAAAATTACCACTCTCGTGAAGAGATTTATCATTTAAATGGTAGGATCGTTAACCTTGAATTACCTTTTGATATATCTGAATTATTTGACGATGATCAGCTCACTAACCTTCATAACATTGCCAATGAAAATATTGAGGGTCTTACGTATAGAGAAATCATACAAAAGGTACAATCTGTGAATTTTGAGATAGATAATCGAAACCTCCAAAAGCAGAGTTTTTTCATTAGAAGCAATGGTAAGGTCTACCCTTTTAGCGAGAAGATAAACGCATTCTTAGGTTCATTTTATCAGGGTAACACCCTAGAAATGGCCCTTACAGAATTTTCAATAGATGAGCACGAACAAGTAATATCATTATTCGATAAGTGTATTTCAAACTATCTTTTAAGAAAAGGATCAGAAGAAAAAATGGTATTAGGGGGTAAGTAA
- a CDS encoding flavoprotein — translation MKNVLLIGTGSIGIVNLPSFIIELKKLNFSCKCILTHSAAEFVPEKTIGYFADTFTDDKSIGSTFARIPHIALGSWADIVMVLPASANTINKMGYGIADNLATLTVISTRAPIIVFPNMEKTIADQDIVKESIVKLEQRNIRVIQNVNEGYSTSSQKFEESLVLPTFEQFRVILETAKEETIV, via the coding sequence TTGAAGAATGTTCTTTTAATTGGGACTGGTTCTATTGGTATCGTGAATTTGCCTAGTTTCATAATAGAGTTGAAGAAGTTAAATTTTAGCTGCAAATGTATTCTTACCCATAGTGCAGCAGAATTCGTTCCCGAAAAAACAATTGGTTACTTTGCGGACACGTTTACGGATGATAAATCAATTGGTAGCACCTTTGCAAGAATACCTCATATTGCTTTAGGTAGTTGGGCAGACATTGTAATGGTTCTGCCGGCAAGTGCTAATACAATTAATAAAATGGGATATGGAATAGCTGATAACTTGGCTACATTAACTGTTATCTCTACTAGAGCTCCCATCATTGTGTTCCCTAACATGGAAAAAACCATAGCTGACCAAGATATTGTGAAGGAAAGCATAGTTAAGCTTGAACAAAGAAATATACGGGTTATTCAAAATGTTAATGAGGGATACTCGACTTCTTCACAAAAATTCGAAGAATCTTTGGTTCTTCCGACGTTTGAACAATTCAGGGTTATTTTAGAAACTGCAAAGGAGGAAACGATAGTATGA
- a CDS encoding radical SAM/SPASM domain-containing protein: MNLGSGEKINLKMNKERSGGNRKYKWSKYNLTVPTHKKNFLLYNTANQKMMTSEQSFERRENYYTDGAPLAKGDDKLVDLGFLVEESIDEFAKQRFDYQQHQGDRSQQIIVMPTEQCNFRCVYCYEEFLKGTMEPELQEGLISWVKANISNWDNLAISWFGGEPLVGYSVIENVSPQIIELCKENNVKYTSGMTTNGFLLNIEKAKKLYDMGVRSYQITVDGTEDYHDQTRVLMGGQKTYSKIMKNLLDIKDSDLDVSIKVRMNFSSFNTENISDFLDELSSNFKSDPRFTFDLQPVGQWGGPNDEELPICTSNQANLIEIDKTWEGIEKGIPTTKFLDALRPNNVCYAAKENSLVIGSDGIIYKCTVAFNNPMNHVGQLHPNGEIELDMYKFSQWVSLDGATDPHCQSCQVAPICHGSFCPLVRIEHGKDTRPCPPLKSNLEAYVKNLYKQITFSKEEVKQ; this comes from the coding sequence ATGAACTTGGGAAGTGGCGAAAAAATTAATTTAAAAATGAACAAAGAGAGATCAGGCGGGAACAGAAAGTATAAGTGGTCAAAATATAACCTCACGGTTCCAACACACAAAAAAAACTTCTTGCTTTATAACACTGCTAACCAGAAAATGATGACTTCAGAGCAATCTTTTGAAAGAAGAGAAAATTATTATACTGATGGAGCCCCTTTAGCGAAAGGGGATGACAAGTTAGTCGATTTGGGTTTTTTAGTGGAAGAGAGTATTGATGAATTTGCAAAACAAAGGTTTGATTATCAGCAACATCAAGGAGACCGATCCCAGCAAATCATTGTAATGCCAACGGAACAATGTAATTTTAGATGCGTGTATTGCTACGAAGAATTCTTGAAAGGAACAATGGAACCAGAGTTACAAGAAGGATTAATATCATGGGTTAAAGCAAATATATCTAATTGGGATAACCTTGCTATAAGTTGGTTTGGTGGTGAGCCACTAGTTGGGTATTCAGTAATTGAGAATGTATCCCCTCAGATTATAGAATTATGTAAAGAAAATAATGTTAAATATACAAGTGGAATGACCACTAATGGATTCCTTCTTAATATAGAAAAAGCAAAGAAGTTATATGATATGGGTGTTAGAAGCTATCAAATAACTGTAGATGGTACGGAAGACTATCATGATCAAACAAGAGTCCTTATGGGAGGTCAAAAAACTTACAGTAAGATTATGAAAAACTTACTGGATATTAAAGATTCTGACCTTGACGTTTCAATTAAAGTAAGAATGAATTTTAGTAGTTTTAATACTGAAAACATTTCTGACTTTCTTGATGAACTATCAAGTAATTTTAAGTCAGATCCAAGATTTACGTTTGATCTACAACCTGTAGGTCAATGGGGAGGACCCAATGATGAGGAACTTCCTATTTGCACTTCAAACCAAGCGAATCTAATTGAGATAGATAAGACTTGGGAAGGGATTGAAAAGGGGATACCGACAACTAAATTTTTAGATGCCCTTCGCCCTAATAATGTCTGTTACGCAGCTAAAGAAAATTCATTAGTAATCGGTTCGGATGGGATCATCTACAAATGTACCGTGGCATTTAATAACCCTATGAATCATGTTGGTCAGTTACATCCGAATGGAGAAATTGAACTTGATATGTATAAATTTAGTCAATGGGTATCTTTAGATGGGGCAACTGATCCCCATTGTCAGTCATGTCAGGTTGCTCCTATATGCCACGGTTCTTTTTGTCCTTTGGTTAGAATTGAGCATGGTAAAGATACAAGACCTTGTCCCCCCTTAAAGTCAAATTTAGAAGCTTATGTGAAAAACTTATACAAACAGATCACATTTTCAAAGGAAGAAGTAAAACAATAA
- a CDS encoding YvrJ family protein, with translation MEPNYWISLIGNLGFPIVVTFYLLMRLERNFNQLEQVVEELIMEIRRNK, from the coding sequence ATGGAACCAAATTATTGGATCTCTTTGATAGGCAATTTAGGATTTCCTATTGTCGTTACGTTTTATTTACTCATGCGATTGGAAAGAAATTTTAATCAACTGGAGCAAGTTGTAGAAGAGCTTATTATGGAAATACGAAGAAACAAATAA
- a CDS encoding S8 family peptidase, whose product MSTKILEIRERIEQGKNIPKGLKLLNVESLWEKSDQGKGNVIAVIDSGCDRNHPDLKDNIIGGYNFTGEGEHHDFSDSNFHGTHIAGTIAANNIKSGIIGVSPQSKLLILKVIDKRNSGTYTSLVNAINYAIKWKGPKGEKVSAMNISLSGHYDDDNLYKSIVNATKRNIPIIAASGNSGDSKRLYPASFKEVLQVGSVNESLKLNSFSNKNGRSLFLAPGSNILSTFPNSLYGKITGTSMAAPHITGAVSLIIDIMKKEKVPVKLETVLRQLTKYSIPLSEHMDGEDIRLVQFN is encoded by the coding sequence ATGAGCACCAAAATACTTGAGATTAGGGAAAGAATAGAACAAGGTAAAAACATCCCGAAAGGTTTAAAATTACTTAATGTAGAAAGTTTATGGGAGAAATCTGATCAGGGAAAAGGGAATGTAATAGCTGTTATTGATTCGGGGTGTGATAGAAATCACCCTGATTTAAAAGATAACATTATTGGAGGGTATAATTTCACAGGTGAAGGGGAACACCATGACTTTTCAGATAGCAATTTCCATGGGACTCATATTGCAGGAACCATTGCGGCTAACAATATAAAATCCGGAATTATTGGAGTATCCCCGCAATCTAAATTATTAATTCTCAAGGTAATTGATAAAAGAAACTCAGGTACTTACACTTCATTAGTTAACGCCATTAATTACGCTATAAAATGGAAAGGGCCAAAAGGGGAAAAGGTATCAGCTATGAATATATCTTTAAGTGGCCATTACGATGATGATAATCTCTATAAATCAATTGTTAACGCAACAAAAAGAAATATTCCAATAATTGCGGCATCCGGAAATAGTGGAGATTCAAAAAGGTTATATCCTGCTTCTTTTAAGGAAGTACTACAGGTTGGTTCGGTTAATGAGTCACTAAAATTAAATAGTTTTTCAAACAAAAACGGACGAAGTTTATTTCTAGCTCCGGGTAGTAATATTCTTTCGACATTTCCCAACAGTCTCTATGGTAAAATAACCGGAACTTCAATGGCAGCACCGCATATAACAGGAGCTGTTTCTTTAATCATAGATATAATGAAGAAAGAGAAAGTACCAGTGAAACTAGAAACCGTGTTAAGGCAATTAACTAAATACTCCATCCCTTTAAGTGAACACATGGATGGTGAAGACATCAGATTAGTTCAATTTAATTAG
- a CDS encoding Tn3 family transposase: protein MKIPSDISKWELASYYTLSPQDINLIKRRRRDHNRLGFAIQLCLLRFPGWTLSDANPIPNAVLNYIADQIHVNAQEFQYYAGREQTKYEHLEEIRKFYGYTFFSMSNYRQLSRYLLPFAMENNQSLHLIKIAIDEMRKQKIILPAMTTVERLVWEIRRRAEKKVYQRLTESLTSNQKQQLDTLTEPSDEQRRTPLSWLREKPGQSSPDAFLDAIKRLEYVREINLSSNTKEIHPNRLLQLSRMGARYEPHSFRRFKESKRYAILVAYLLYLSQELIDQAIEIHDRQIMVLQSKGRKAQEELQKQHGKSINEKVIHFADLGAALIKARDEGLDPFETLETVMPWENIISSVEEARKLSRPVDYDYLDLLENRFSYLRKYTPTLLNALDFQSNQSAEPLMEAIDTIRTMNQSGKRRVPEDAPLDFISNRWQKHVYDEDGSINRRYYEMAALTELRNHIRSGDVSVTGSRQYKNFDEYLISKDEWKKIDLQNSKLAVSPSVDQFISERTQTLTERLNWVSNHVHELEGVNIGKGKLHIDRLEKNTPEEAKSFSLSLYKMLPKIKLTDLLLEVASWTGFDEAFLHASSGHPPKGNEKSILMATLMGMGTNIGLTKMADATPKISYHQMANIAQWRMHDDAMNKAQAALVDFHHQLLLPSYWGDGTTSSSDGMRVQVGVPSLYADANPHYGHGKGTTFYRFTSDQFSTFSGNVVNTNSRDALHVVDGLLHHESELNIEEHYTDTAGYTDQVFGLCHLLGFRFAPRLRDLTDTRLHIMGKPNEFPKLESLLKGRINTKVIQENYADVLRMGQSVGQGKVSAALILGKLGSYSRQNNLATALREMGRIEKTIFILDYISNEAIRRRIQRGLNKGEAMNALARALFFGKRGELRERALQDQLQRNSALNILINAISVWNTVYLTEAIKVMREKGVLKEELIGHVSPLGWEHINFLGEYSFDLKNLTKANTLRPLNI, encoded by the coding sequence ATGAAAATCCCATCCGATATTAGTAAGTGGGAATTAGCGAGTTACTATACCCTTTCTCCACAAGACATTAATCTTATTAAACGTCGCAGAAGGGATCATAATCGTTTAGGATTCGCTATTCAACTTTGCCTTCTGCGCTTTCCGGGCTGGACCTTATCTGATGCGAACCCTATTCCAAATGCTGTTTTAAACTATATTGCAGACCAAATCCATGTGAACGCACAGGAATTTCAATATTATGCAGGACGGGAACAAACCAAGTATGAACATTTGGAAGAAATCAGAAAGTTTTATGGATATACTTTCTTTTCAATGAGCAACTACCGACAGTTATCACGTTATTTGCTCCCTTTTGCCATGGAAAACAATCAATCCCTCCATTTAATTAAGATAGCTATCGATGAAATGAGAAAGCAAAAAATCATTCTACCAGCTATGACAACTGTTGAAAGGTTGGTATGGGAAATCCGGCGAAGGGCGGAGAAGAAAGTTTACCAACGATTAACAGAATCTCTGACTTCAAACCAAAAACAACAGCTTGATACATTAACAGAACCTTCTGATGAACAGAGAAGAACACCTCTGTCATGGTTAAGAGAAAAACCTGGGCAATCCTCTCCAGACGCCTTTTTGGATGCTATTAAACGCTTGGAGTATGTTCGGGAGATCAATCTTTCTTCTAATACTAAAGAAATCCATCCTAACCGCCTACTCCAACTATCCCGTATGGGAGCAAGATATGAGCCTCATTCATTTCGACGATTTAAGGAATCAAAACGTTATGCCATCCTTGTCGCATACCTCCTATATCTAAGCCAAGAATTAATTGACCAAGCCATTGAAATTCATGATCGTCAAATCATGGTTCTACAATCCAAAGGCCGAAAAGCCCAGGAAGAGCTTCAAAAGCAACACGGGAAATCCATCAATGAAAAGGTCATTCATTTTGCTGATCTGGGCGCTGCGTTAATTAAAGCACGAGATGAAGGGCTTGATCCATTTGAAACGTTGGAAACAGTTATGCCGTGGGAGAATATTATTTCTTCTGTGGAAGAAGCCAGAAAATTATCACGGCCCGTTGATTATGATTACTTGGATTTACTTGAAAATCGTTTCTCATACTTACGAAAATATACACCCACTTTATTAAATGCCTTAGATTTTCAATCAAATCAATCAGCAGAACCCTTGATGGAGGCCATAGATACGATCCGTACAATGAATCAATCTGGAAAGAGAAGAGTTCCAGAAGATGCTCCCCTCGATTTTATTTCTAATCGATGGCAAAAACATGTATATGATGAGGATGGGTCCATTAACCGTCGCTATTATGAAATGGCCGCGTTGACAGAACTTCGTAATCATATTCGATCAGGAGATGTCTCCGTAACTGGTAGCCGCCAATATAAAAACTTTGATGAATATTTAATTTCAAAGGATGAATGGAAGAAGATTGATTTACAAAATAGTAAACTTGCGGTTAGTCCTTCAGTTGATCAATTCATAAGTGAAAGAACACAAACACTTACTGAACGCCTGAACTGGGTATCGAACCATGTTCATGAATTAGAAGGAGTAAATATTGGAAAAGGGAAACTTCATATTGATCGTTTAGAAAAAAACACTCCGGAAGAAGCAAAATCCTTTAGTTTGTCTTTATATAAGATGCTTCCAAAGATCAAACTAACCGATCTTCTTTTAGAGGTTGCGAGCTGGACGGGTTTTGATGAAGCCTTTCTCCACGCATCTTCTGGTCACCCGCCAAAGGGCAATGAGAAATCCATCCTCATGGCAACACTCATGGGTATGGGAACTAACATTGGACTAACCAAAATGGCCGATGCTACTCCTAAAATTTCTTACCATCAAATGGCCAATATCGCTCAATGGAGAATGCATGATGATGCTATGAATAAGGCGCAGGCTGCACTCGTTGATTTTCATCACCAACTTTTATTGCCATCTTACTGGGGAGATGGGACTACCTCCTCATCAGATGGTATGCGCGTCCAAGTAGGAGTTCCTTCCCTTTACGCTGATGCAAATCCCCACTACGGTCATGGGAAAGGAACGACCTTTTACCGTTTTACAAGTGACCAATTTTCAACCTTTAGTGGAAATGTCGTAAACACGAATTCCCGCGATGCACTTCATGTAGTCGATGGACTGCTGCATCATGAATCTGAACTTAACATTGAAGAACATTACACGGATACAGCTGGGTATACAGACCAAGTGTTTGGTCTATGTCACCTTTTGGGCTTTCGATTTGCTCCTCGCCTTCGGGACTTGACGGACACGCGGTTACATATTATGGGGAAGCCAAATGAATTTCCAAAGCTTGAGTCGTTATTAAAAGGTCGCATTAATACTAAGGTCATTCAAGAAAATTACGCTGATGTGTTACGTATGGGACAATCTGTTGGTCAAGGTAAAGTTTCTGCTGCACTTATTTTAGGTAAACTAGGTTCCTATTCGAGACAGAACAACCTTGCAACGGCCCTCCGAGAGATGGGGAGAATCGAAAAAACTATTTTTATCTTAGATTACATTTCAAATGAAGCAATACGTCGAAGAATTCAGCGAGGATTGAATAAGGGTGAAGCCATGAATGCTTTAGCCAGAGCATTATTCTTTGGAAAAAGAGGAGAATTGCGTGAACGTGCATTACAAGATCAACTGCAACGAAATAGTGCATTAAACATTTTAATAAACGCAATAAGTGTTTGGAACACGGTATATCTTACAGAAGCAATAAAGGTCATGAGGGAAAAGGGTGTTTTAAAAGAAGAGTTAATTGGACATGTTTCACCATTAGGGTGGGAACATATTAATTTCCTAGGAGAATATTCATTTGATTTAAAAAATTTGACCAAAGCGAATACATTAAGACCATTAAATATCTGA
- a CDS encoding tyrosine-type recombinase/integrase produces MTKSVLEVFREEGLKGKSESTCDTYIHALEQFNHWLEGTGTNLEDFSRSDVQQYIDYLTAKRKSAATVNKIWNAIKPFARWTGNAKAVQDIRVVKMADLKKQAPKGLDRIERNRLVREVDRDGNKRDYAIILMLLYTGVRVRELVSLNRDDIQKSERKGEVRVIGKGNRERIIPLNVEVRRALTDYLDQRGDNQPALFLSSRVKRISIRSVQTVLGKYKVHPHALRHTFITGLVRAGEDISVIQSLSGHQSADMVLRYSQPTAQDKEKAVENIYINSSG; encoded by the coding sequence ATGACGAAATCAGTATTAGAAGTGTTCAGAGAAGAAGGTTTAAAGGGGAAGTCAGAATCAACTTGTGACACATATATACATGCATTAGAGCAATTTAACCATTGGTTAGAAGGAACGGGCACAAACTTAGAAGATTTTTCAAGATCTGATGTGCAACAGTACATTGATTATCTGACGGCTAAACGGAAAAGTGCCGCAACTGTTAATAAAATTTGGAATGCCATTAAACCTTTTGCAAGATGGACAGGCAATGCCAAAGCTGTTCAGGATATACGTGTTGTTAAAATGGCTGACCTTAAAAAGCAAGCTCCTAAGGGATTAGATCGCATTGAGCGAAATCGATTAGTTCGTGAAGTAGATCGTGACGGTAACAAACGCGACTACGCTATTATCCTTATGCTTCTTTATACAGGAGTACGGGTCCGGGAACTCGTTTCCCTCAACAGAGATGATATTCAGAAAAGTGAACGAAAAGGTGAGGTCCGGGTTATTGGAAAAGGTAATCGGGAGAGAATTATCCCCTTAAACGTGGAGGTGCGTCGTGCGCTTACAGATTATCTTGATCAAAGGGGCGACAATCAACCAGCCTTATTTTTATCAAGCCGGGTGAAACGAATCAGTATTCGAAGTGTTCAAACCGTTCTTGGAAAGTACAAAGTCCACCCTCATGCTTTACGTCATACGTTTATCACAGGTCTTGTACGTGCGGGTGAAGACATTTCTGTCATTCAGTCATTGTCCGGTCATCAATCGGCTGACATGGTCCTCCGTTACAGTCAGCCCACCGCCCAGGATAAAGAAAAAGCTGTGGAAAATATCTACATTAATTCCTCCGGTTAA
- a CDS encoding DUF3888 domain-containing protein — MKRLLTTVIVLLCLFTGVAFASAQSQNSNNHDSKGTEQATDQLMLKLFNEHIDKAVANYYKDDSISFQYNWWDEGYDVVEVDQSEKGHVLKSPYEVTFTVEPIKTKHDKQTNTTTLGPKLGGTDKITFGVVPGDVAKGIKVKMLNYEHHDSNEN; from the coding sequence ATGAAGCGTTTACTTACAACAGTTATTGTTCTTCTATGTTTATTCACTGGGGTCGCGTTTGCTTCTGCTCAATCTCAAAACTCTAATAACCACGATTCAAAAGGAACGGAACAAGCAACAGATCAACTTATGCTGAAGCTTTTTAATGAACATATTGACAAAGCAGTCGCCAATTATTATAAGGATGACTCAATAAGTTTTCAGTATAACTGGTGGGATGAAGGTTATGATGTCGTTGAAGTAGATCAGAGTGAAAAAGGTCATGTCCTAAAGAGTCCATATGAGGTGACATTTACTGTTGAACCTATCAAAACAAAACATGACAAACAAACGAATACTACAACCCTCGGTCCAAAATTAGGGGGGACAGATAAAATAACCTTCGGTGTGGTACCGGGAGACGTAGCAAAAGGAATTAAAGTAAAAATGTTAAATTATGAGCATCATGACTCAAACGAAAACTAA